The window ttTTGTCCCATTTTTTTCCATCcactttgatatatattttagtTAAGTCCTATTGACCCCTGTTTGGTAAATAATTTTTAGATGTTAGCGATTAGCTGATTTAGTTAACTGATTATGTAAACTTATCAGTTAAATTGTTAAATAGTTGTTTGTATAAAAttatgtttcaaaaaaaaaaaaagttgtttgtataaaattataaataatgataTGGTAAGGTCTTTATTTGGAATTAAAGGGTAATAATTAGCGGTAAAAATGTCTAGAGAGATGGAgcaataagcaaattaaaaaaactcataatcaaaattagttttttagaTTTAATACTCTTTCAAATCTCTCTTAACCAAACAATAATGTTAAAGGTTTAACTAATCAAAACCTTTAAAAtactcaaacctctaattttacattCAAAAAAATTCTTTACCAAATGCGGTCATTGTCCTTACAACTTTAGTTTGCCACCTTAATGgataaaacaaaaactaaacaaCTTAGTAGCAGGGTGAACTCATAGCCATTAAAGTGTGAAGTATATATTTTTGAAACCTCgctaatattaataataattgattaaattattaattgttattataataatataattaattattattataataataaatatattagtatatttattattatgattattatattaaaaactaaaatataaaaataaataaattaagttaCATGCATTAAGACACGTATGCATTAAGACACGTAGTGTATTGCATATAACTTGTATCAATCTTAAGAGTTGACATTATCatctatattatattattttttcttgAAATATGTGATAAATAGAGAAAAATTAATCGAAATTGATATTTGGTTCAATTGTTTCCAAGCAAAAATAATTCATTAGAATCGATTTGGTGAACTAGCTAGAAGTTTCACCATTAGAAAAACATAGAAAAACTTAAATATTAAATCGGGATCTACAATAGATTATAGGTTACATTATAATCTAATagtgtaaatataaatttgattttaaaaGAATTTAATAATCTTAATTAAGGATTTGATATGTTTGactttattattaatatttgcTCACATTTATTGTTTGTTTAGAAAAAGTTTTTAAAAGTTGTTTTCTAAGAGTATCTCTAAGAGACTCTTAGTAcattctctaaaaataatataaataattgattcTTAGTGGTTTAAGAGTGACTAAAATATATGATCTCCAATaatactccttatattcactctttatttattattttattattaaattattgtttattgttatatttaccaatggtgtgaggagagagacttctcaataataaattataaataaaaaatgaagttaggaaACACTAAGAGAtggagagaggctctctattaatagagaggatggagaagctcttagtgatttgaggagtcactaagagactgttggagcttatttttttattctctctcctcaaattttGACTTAAGAGCCAACTGATGTTGATTCATTTTGATACACATCAATTTCAATGTTGTTATGAGGTTATACTTCTAATTTTCTCATATCTTGGTCATCATGATCATGTGTAACATGTGGCTgaaattcttcttcttgaatatgTAATTGATTTTCCATATTCGAAAATCCATGAATTGACACATCTTGGGTGCATTTTTCATGATTATCAATGACAATTGTCTCCCTTGAAGAGTTCACTTGGGATCCCTAGTGACATACATTTCGTTGTATGTAGATCATAACATCGATATCCTTTCTTCATATCAGCATATCCAAGGAACATGCATCATAAGGCATGAGGTTCGAGATTTCCGATGGATCGGTAAACATATACCGTGCAACCAAAAATTCTTGGTTCAAGGTTCAACAGAGTTGGTGCATGTACAAGGTTATAGAGTTTGCTACATGGTGTTTTGAAGTCAAGAACACATGATGGTGTTCGATTAATAAGGTATGGTGCAAAATGAATGGCTTTACCCCAATATGTACGAGGGACATGCATGCCAAAGAAGGATGCTCAGACAAGTTCTAAAACCTATCCCCAATATGGCTTTGATGTCCCAAATATGGCTTTTATCAGTCTTCCTTTCTTTTTGAGAGGTGAGAGAAGATATTGTCTGCTGCAGATTTTGATTCTTCCATGGTATGTCGCTGGTTGTAATCATCTTGCACAAACGCATAACTTGATTCAAGATCCATAGGTGGGTCTTTTCATAAAATCTCACTTTGTGCTTTGTTAAATTCAGAGTCTAATCCAGCCAAAAAACTATGAACACAAAGACAAGACATGATTTTATGTTGCAACACGATTCTAGCAATGGTCCCCTCTTGTTCTACAGATCGAGCATCAATTCCTTGAAATATACCAACCATTTCGCTATAGTACACAGGTAAAAACCGACCATTTTGATGAGTAATGAAAGAACGACGATTTAATTCATACAATTGTGCTTCTTATGTACCATCAGAAAATGCCTTTACAACAACCTCCCATATTTCTTTAGCGGCTTGAAGACATATGAAGCGTTGGATCAAGGTTGGGCTCATTGAGTCAATAAGCCAACACTTGACATCAATAAACCATGTTTCCAGGTTCTTTTCTCTGGCAGTTGGCTCCAGTGTTTGTTCCATTGAGAGAGTCGGCCTTATTCCAAGCTCCAATGCACAGCTCCATTCGTTGCAACCATAGTTGATAGTTCGCATCATCTAGAATGATTCCGCTGGGTAATGGTGAATTAACATTCGAATTTTGCACAATGACTTAAGGTTCAACAGTGGTAGTTTCGAATAACTTAGGAGTTTCAGTCATGGTTACAAGATTTGGTGGGGCTCAAATTTTGTTCGGTAATACGCCCTTATACCATGTAGATTCAAAAAGGAATTTCAATCATTTTCAATATCTTAATAAGTAATACAAGGTCATAAATAGATTACAAGAGAGTCATCTAGAATTAACATTCCTAAAAAGAATAAATCAATtctgaaactatcggtatataAAATCATCTTTTCCTAAATAGTGGAGTGAGAGTTACAGCTCACACCAACACAAAACACATAGACAACTTAAAAGGAATCTGAAATTTTGATAATAAGTAATATAACCACTTTAACTTAAGGATATATACTGTCATGGCTCTATTTCCATCTTATAAAGGAGAGGAGAGGTTGtaatttaaactaaaaaagAGCGATAATACCgatattaaagaaattaaagaaagaGTAATTTTGTAACATGAATTATTAACTCTCCTAAACCCACCTAATTACCATTCTTCCAAACAAGTGTATTATTAACCTTCACTAACTCCTCGATCGAGACCCTCCATCCAATCAAATCTGGAGATTtgataaagggcggcccggtcgcactacgcgtccccgctgagcgagggtccggggagggatcccaccacaagggtgtactgggggcaagccttcccctgccaatttatttggcaggaggccgctcctaagactcgaacccgtgacctcttgatcacacgacaacaacgtttaaaATAAGACTATTCCATTTCAACACTTTAGCTGCTAAAATGTTGCTAGTGTAGGTTGCATACAACATAGCTTCTCCGGCAAAAAGCATCCAGAAATCCTTGATCATTCTGAATTTGGTGCATTTAGCCCTTATCTTTTATTCAAGACATTAAGCCTCTGATCtgttaatttcttttaaatgaCCGAAAAACGGAACCACTACCATTTGGAAGAAATTTTCTAACAAGACAGGCACTTGATCAATAATAGTCAACATAAAACGTGCACGATGATAAAAAATTTGCCGACTCTATTTACCAAGTTTGCCATGTGATAAAAGCATAAAAGACAATGGAATGTTTCATTCAATCTACTATTTTAGTATTTCCTACTATTATGGTATTTTTGTGGAGCAAGGTTATGCTATTCTTGTGGAGCAAGGTTGTATTACATATTTGTGAATACAAACCTTACCTATTAAGTAAGATTTAACCTGGGCTCGTATTTTGTAATAACGAAAACATAGTTAGTCAGCCTGGGAGAATTGTAAGAACATGAAACGCATGAAGAGTTTAGTTTAGTAATCCAAATAGTTTTATTTTCGACCtactttttaattttggatAAATTCTTGTCCGATATTTAAACTGCTTTGAGTTACATAAGAAATGCTTACCAGAAATATAATCCTACTCTATCATCTATATTCCTCAGGCAAGCGGTATCCAGGCATGACTAGTTTGCCAGCCAACATCTTCCCCGTCTTAGGCATGACATGCCAGTGCATAGTCAAATTGAATTCTTTACCGCGAAGATTGTTTCCCTACACATTCAAAGACAATGTTTAGGCGTTCAAATTCAACCACAAAAAGATAAGAAACGGTCTGAAAACCATCTTCATGAAGGAGAATACCTGATCGACGAATCGATACTTGTTACCAGTCTGAATCTGAAATTTTGCACGATCTTTGGCTGGTATAATAGTATCCCAAAGTGACACCTGATATCAAAACATTTTAAGCATTGGATTAAAATACATTTGCCACAACATCCTAGTGCATTTATTTGTAACAGGGAGACATTCTTGGGCAAAATGATATCATCACCTCATTCTTTATATTATGTTAACCATGTTTAAGCCGAAAGACAATAATTGAAAAACAAGCAAACTAATATCTAGATAGAGGTACCTGATTCAAGGAATTTTTGGGGGTTTTGTACTCTGCAGCTAGAAACACAAATACCTGCAATAAATAGCAACATGATTGTCATATACGCCGGAGAAAGCCCCTAATCCCATTATTCAATCTGTGCAGCTAGAAACACAAATACCTGCAATAAATAGCAACATGATTGTTATATACACTGGAGGTACATTTATTTTGCGCAATGGGCTTACATTAAAAATTTGTCTGTTGAAATGACTACAAAATCATAATTAGATTGAGAAAATTTAAcagcatttttttttcaaacaaaatACCTGTTTAGTGTTCCATGTAAACAACGACTGTAAATCAGCTGTTATATTCATTGTGAGGCTGACCTGCATCAAATGAAAAACAATTTAATTAACATCATATCATTTCCCattactatatgtatatatccaTGCATATATTTACAGCAAAAATTGAATATCATATATAAAGAGCTTCACACTGTAAATCATAAATTGgaggaactcagttataagaaAACATTATGAGACTCCTCTTGGCTTACATATTTGGAATATCACATCACATACAAGAAACTTTATTGCAATCAACATTCTTTTCTGATTTGCAGCTCCCAGGAGTTAAAACAAAAAATTCTTGGATGATGATATATTACAATAGCAGAAAGCTCGCGCTTTCATCAAGGTCTGGGCTTTTTGCATTTTGCTAATTAATAAATAGATTGGCGACTATATGCACGAAGTCTAGTCAACACCAATATTGTGGTAAAGTGGGAGTAACTGGGGCTTTCCGCAAAGTATTTACATTATCTGCTAAAGCAGGAACCGACATCCTCAGCTCGTATAAGAGTTCAAAGAAAGATGATGTACTTCTGAGTGTACAGTAAGTTATCAGATTAACCACATAATTACaaatataaataaacaaaaaattacTGGATGTTAAATGGTATACATCACAATATGAAGATTATTAGGCATCTAACCTACAATTTGCAACCAAATTCTGTAATCCATATGCATATATAACATGTCAGGAGTCAAATAACTAAACTTTAAAACAACAGACTCCTAAATCATTAATATTAACAACCAAGCATAAAAAAAATCCCAAATATACTATTCATGTACTGGATCAATGGAACATATTATCTAAAATATAACCAGACACAGGTACCAAATATTGAAGCTCGTGTTTAATAAATAAAAGCTTAAATTACCTCATCATGTCCATGTGTCTTCTTTTGAAATCGATTGATATTCAATATCTACAATACAAAGAACCAAAAATCGAAGCCCACTGTTACAACTAATGGCTTATGTTTTCGAATTCCTAACAAATCCAAATGCATGTAAAATTGTAAATGCACATAGACGAAAATAATCAGTGTACCTGGATTTGGGCAGAGGGAGATGGAGAATTAAGTTTATCAGAGACAGAGGCCAAAGCACATATTCCAGCTAAAATGGTGATAGCAAAAGTTAACAAAGCGTTGGCCCTGTAACCAAAGGAATGCATATCTGCAGCTCTGATGTTTTACTTGAGTATTCGTGCCGTTTGTTTCAGTGAACTGCCTGCACATAGTGGTAAGTCTAGAAATTAGCTTTTTCAATGGTAGTGTTGGTTATTGTTGCAATTTTTTTGGTCTAAAAAAGAAGACTCCAGGAGTAGATATGTCAATTGGTAGGATATCTCATGCAAAACTATTATCATTGGACCCTGTAGTTGTCAAGTTTAGACATTTGGCTTCGAACTTTGATTTGGTGAGAGATAACATCTGAACTTTGATTTCAGTTTAAAATTTAAAGTTCAAGGGGAAACGTTCAAGCTTATGGGGCCAAATCAAAGTTCCAGAttgaggaatgtgataaaatcGTCCATTAAGAGGTACATTTCATtcaaaatcaaagttaagtaAAAATTTGGCCAAGCAAAGAggccaaaaatattgttttccCAAATCCATTTGAATAATAAAAGTACTGGTGCCTATCCCAGACTTCTTTAGAATTTCCCTTCATTATGCATAAATCCACATACCCATCCAAATCGaatctgataaaaaaaaaaaaaaaaactcccaaATACTACTAGAAACTGCATAGAAACCAGTATAAATCTTCATAATAGGCTATATAATTAATCCCCCCAAACTAAGTAAAGAACGACCTAAACTAATCCTATTGTACACTCTAAATGTAGGGAAACAGTATAAGGATCTCTGCTCATTCCTGAACCTGCTTAATGGAACAGTTGTCCACAATTCCACGCCTATCACAGACCAACTTGCTCAAAGAATTAATCGTACCTGTTTCTGAACCCGATCATACCAAACGGTTCTCTAGTTGTTATCtatgcttattaaatctaagccttaggCTTATTAGATCTAAGCCTTAGGATGATTTTATTCTCCACCACGGTagaattctaataagcctaaatCTAGGTGACTGCCAAACAGGTGAAATTTACCGTCATACCAAATCCGATTAACAATATCAGTAACTACCCAAATCTGCATAAATTCTCGTATAACACATGAACAAATCACATACACGACCCGAAGGACTTTCACTTCGTAATCGCAGAgagaagatgaaaaaaaaaattaaagaaattatCTATCATCATCAATCAGACCAAAAATCATGACAATCCCGACAGCTAAGAAATTTTTACACAAGGAAATAGAAATTAAGGTACAGTATCGCAACCGAAAGAGATCGACGGTGAGAAGTCGGAAATGCAAATATAAAAGATAACAAAAAGGGAAATGCGAAACCTGCGAATTCGACAGAGCACTGCGACAAACTTGATGGCTGCTTGCGTCGGACGAGTTTTGAACGGTGGACCGAAGGCAGTGAAGACTGAACAGAAACAAAAGGAATCAGAGGAGGCAGAGTGAGCAAAGTATTAGTTTGGGGGCAACAGTGGTCAAATACACTGGTGTAATTTAATTTGTAATAATCTCATCAAAATTTTAAGAGAATTTTTACAGCACTCCGGTGTATGAGTGATGATGTACTCCAGCCaatgaaaataaaacacctCATTCAAAATTTACAACTCAGCAtcagttttataattataataataataataaaaaaagcagAAAGCATCCGAGACCCctaatctttcattgtttggcgCATTAAGTCCTCGATCTTTCATCTAGACACAttaaggtgctgtttgataaaactgaaaattaagtgctgaaaaaataagtactgaattttaagtgctgaatattataagtgctgaaaatattgaatgatttaatttatataaaaatattagttgataatgtttaacttaaaatgttaagttaaatattttgacttatcaaaataagtggtttttaacttaattaactaatttaagtggtagaGAAACaacgttatcaaacgcacttaaattaaatgagtgcttaacattttaatttaagcaaataagtggtttatcaaacaagaatctctgatattttattgtttggtgcattaaaccctcaatctttcatttagacacattgagtccttgatctttcatatatgggtctATTAGGCCCTTtcgtaaatcaattcatatatgagtgtattaAGGGCTTGTTTGGTTAGATACATATAACCGCAtcgtttaacattttctctggacactataatattttggagtttttcacgaaaagttgtttgtagttacttattattacaaaattatccttcttattttcataaaatgtgtttcatttttaacattttttttatttttagaacataattatcgaaaaataaggttttgttgctttcaagaaattttttattttttatttaaattatttttattaatttatataatatattttttattttgtaatttatttgttgattaatttaaaatatatccatattagacattttaaatactagCGGTAACAGATcagtataattttaccaaacattactaattaaacagctaataacaaacaatcaactctgttaaaaaaaacaaacaaccaacaacaacaacaaacaatttACTACAACCACAAACAACTAGTATCAACAACATCCATTAGCTAACGGTTGAATCAAACAGACCCTTAAATAGGGATGGCAACaggtacccacgggtacccttacccgttaaaaatcaataaataaaataaaaattattacaaatttaacaaagtataaatttaataaatcatttatctaaaaattgaacaaattgaaccttaatcaataagaataagtagcttagtggtatcactcaatggttgaaaaacaaaaggttagggtttaaaatctcaaacattgcatctaaaaaacaataatttttttaatatataaaaaaattatgacgggtaacgggtatcctggggggtattcccatacccgtctcattaccctaacgggtaattattttgatctcatacccttcccatacccttttatatagGGTACAGGTAGTCCTGTTAGGGTCGGATAGTACCGGATACccacgggtacccgcgggtacactacctgtgttgccatccctacccttaatacacctatatatgaattgatttacatAATGTCTTAATATactcatatatgaaagatcaataaCTCAATGTATCtcaatgaaagatcgagggtttgatgcaccaaataatgaaagatcaggggctcaatgtgtctaaatgaaagaccgagagcttaatgcaccaaaaaataaaagataggGGCCTCAATATgttttttgcaaaaaaaaaaaaaaaactttttttctTTGTGTAACCTAGAaccaatgttttaaaaactgGACCAGAAATCGAACTGGATTGACAACTGGATCAGAGATCAATTGGTTCAATCGATTGATTTGGATTGATTAAACCGGATGAcctcataaataatatattttttaatttaatttaaattattaaatttattaaaagttttaaattttattttatatatatttaaaatctaaATACCAAGTAAACTTTGTTTATATTGTAAAGATCAATTAAATATGATTCGGATTAGTTTAAATTTTAGGTATAAACTTGGACGAGATATAGCAACAAAAATAACATTACTTTTCCAGTGGAATTTTTGTTTTTACATAAATTGTGTTCTTCTACATATCTCGGGTAAGGATAACAAGTAGTaatttgtatgttttttttttttttgtcatgtcGAAACATGTTTAATATCTtagtaattttaaaattttaattattacaacaaattattcaaatatatatatatatatattctgagaaaatattaaaaacgataaaaaaataagaaaaacgtgaaaaaaataaaataaaaatggaaaagagtgaaaacgtgaaaaacatatAAACGGATTAACGCGGTcttcacatttttgtgtttttcgtttttattccgttttttctcgttttcgcatttttgtgtttttttatgtttttatatttttcgcattttgtcattttttcgtattattcatgtttttt is drawn from Euphorbia lathyris chromosome 9, ddEupLath1.1, whole genome shotgun sequence and contains these coding sequences:
- the LOC136207142 gene encoding signal peptidase complex subunit 3A-like, with amino-acid sequence MHSFGYRANALLTFAITILAGICALASVSDKLNSPSPSAQIQILNINRFQKKTHGHDEVSLTMNITADLQSLFTWNTKQVFVFLAAEYKTPKNSLNQVSLWDTIIPAKDRAKFQIQTGNKYRFVDQGNNLRGKEFNLTMHWHVMPKTGKMLAGKLVMPGYRLPEEYR